Proteins from a genomic interval of Piscinibacter sp. HJYY11:
- a CDS encoding AraC family transcriptional regulator, with amino-acid sequence MKASFLEIVQHVPATTTMRELVTKVFALRGSGVPVESLHALPCDALLLHVHLWGDPELDRATGERSFFTGIRQAPACHSVGGDFLTLFAVLTPPGAVALLGGAPMDGLDPCVTLSRVTTLDVARSLERAVCAQPSVELALAEFARWLESRLSRRCVIPQAAWRVARVSSELSLAPSTKVGDAAQRQAVSQRQLERDMQRWFNVPPKQYALTAQFQRLLQVAGREETLLGAALEAGFADQAHMNRAVKRFSGMTPQQLLRAATGPVSATFRQAMTTHARVFA; translated from the coding sequence ATGAAAGCTTCATTCCTCGAGATCGTTCAACATGTCCCCGCGACCACCACGATGCGTGAACTGGTCACGAAAGTTTTCGCTCTGCGCGGATCAGGCGTGCCGGTGGAATCGTTGCACGCGCTGCCATGTGATGCGCTCCTGTTGCACGTCCATCTATGGGGCGATCCCGAGCTCGACCGCGCCACAGGCGAGCGGAGCTTCTTCACCGGCATCCGACAGGCGCCCGCTTGCCACTCGGTCGGAGGCGACTTCCTGACCTTGTTCGCAGTGTTGACGCCGCCGGGAGCCGTGGCGCTTCTTGGCGGTGCCCCCATGGACGGACTCGATCCCTGCGTCACGCTGAGCCGTGTGACGACCCTCGACGTTGCCCGCTCGTTGGAGCGTGCCGTGTGCGCGCAGCCTTCGGTGGAGCTAGCCTTGGCGGAATTTGCTCGCTGGCTGGAGAGCCGACTGAGTCGCCGATGCGTGATTCCTCAGGCGGCGTGGCGGGTCGCCAGGGTGTCTTCCGAGCTATCGCTGGCACCCAGCACGAAAGTAGGCGACGCCGCGCAGCGACAAGCCGTCTCGCAGCGCCAACTGGAGCGAGACATGCAGCGGTGGTTCAACGTGCCGCCGAAACAGTACGCCCTCACGGCGCAATTCCAGCGTCTTCTCCAAGTGGCTGGCAGAGAGGAGACTCTCCTGGGTGCGGCGTTGGAAGCCGGGTTTGCCGACCAGGCGCACATGAACAGGGCGGTGAAGAGGTTTTCTGGCATGACGCCTCAACAACTTCTTCGGGCTGCTACAGGTCCGGTGTCTGCAACCTTTCGACAGGCGATGACGACGCATGCGCGAGTCTTCGCATAG